One Methanomassiliicoccales archaeon DNA window includes the following coding sequences:
- a CDS encoding ThiF family adenylyltransferase — MSDALIPGKEDTDRFDRTRRIGWIDLDSVHRTRCLVIGAGALGNEVMKNLVLSGFRTLVLVDMDHIVLSNLNRCLFFREGDSKRKEMKAVVVAEKAMMLDPEVNIESRTCRVEELAEDTWGEFDIVFGCLDNISARLHANSHSYHKCIPYIDGGTNGMTGKVQVVIPPRTPCFQCGLNRSHYRVLEKRFSCTGREVSYFEPKMPAEITTTSVIAAIQVREALKIASGLGEKCVRHAFYYNGMNGMSEELEISFDPDCPLHQP, encoded by the coding sequence ATGTCTGATGCCCTCATACCAGGCAAGGAAGACACAGACCGGTTCGACAGAACTAGGAGAATTGGATGGATAGACCTTGACTCGGTTCACAGGACGAGATGTCTGGTGATAGGGGCTGGAGCCCTTGGAAACGAGGTGATGAAGAACCTCGTTCTATCTGGATTCAGGACTTTGGTCCTTGTAGACATGGATCACATAGTTCTATCCAACCTTAACCGATGTTTGTTCTTCAGGGAGGGCGACTCCAAGCGCAAAGAGATGAAGGCAGTCGTGGTTGCTGAGAAAGCCATGATGCTTGATCCCGAGGTGAACATCGAATCAAGAACCTGCAGGGTAGAAGAATTGGCCGAGGATACCTGGGGAGAATTTGATATCGTCTTTGGATGCTTGGATAATATTTCGGCAAGGCTCCATGCGAATTCCCATTCGTATCACAAATGTATTCCCTATATTGATGGGGGAACAAATGGAATGACTGGAAAGGTGCAAGTCGTGATCCCACCAAGAACACCATGCTTCCAATGTGGTCTCAATCGTTCTCACTATCGTGTATTGGAAAAACGTTTTTCTTGTACTGGCAGGGAAGTCAGTTACTTCGAGCCAAAGATGCCCGCCGAGATCACAACCACGAGTGTTATCGCCGCTATCCAGGTCAGAGAGGCTCTCAAAATAGCGAGCGGTCTAGGGGAGAAATGTGTACGACACGCATTTTACTACAACGGAATGAATGGAATGTCGGAGGAGCTCGAGATTTCATTCGATCCAGATTGTCCCCTTCACCAACCTTGA